One genomic window of Rhizomicrobium sp. includes the following:
- a CDS encoding glycosyltransferase codes for MIGLLALVPVAVWLYLLAGRGMFWVMAERDDVGEDKEGGDPPPPASWPSVVAVVPARNEADVIARSIGSLLAQDYAGAFRIVLIDDQSGDGTGDAARKLDATGRLEVLAGSPRPAGWAGKVWAMKQGVERAGAPDYIWFTDADIDHRPENLRKLVARAEAGTLVLASLMVKLHCKSWVEAYLIPAFVFFFDMLYPFRWVNDPRRKTAAAAGGCMLARRDALERAGGIAAIRGEIIDDCALGRAMKAQGPIWLGLTERAASIRPYAGLPEIRRMVARSAYTQLGYSPLNLVGTLFGMLVVYAAAPLLAIFAGDSAQSSGILAWAAMTLSFQPIAKFYRVSPLWGLVLPLIGFVYALFTLDSAVQHWRGRGGMWKGRAQALGQS; via the coding sequence ATGATCGGGCTTCTCGCTCTCGTTCCCGTCGCGGTCTGGCTCTATCTTCTCGCCGGCCGAGGCATGTTCTGGGTGATGGCCGAGCGCGACGACGTGGGTGAGGATAAGGAAGGGGGCGATCCGCCGCCGCCCGCATCCTGGCCGTCCGTCGTCGCGGTCGTGCCCGCCCGCAACGAGGCGGATGTGATCGCGCGCAGCATCGGCAGTCTGCTGGCGCAGGATTATGCCGGCGCGTTCCGCATCGTGCTGATCGACGACCAGAGCGGCGACGGCACCGGCGATGCCGCGCGCAAGCTCGACGCGACCGGCCGGCTCGAAGTCCTCGCCGGCTCGCCGCGGCCGGCCGGCTGGGCCGGCAAGGTCTGGGCGATGAAGCAGGGCGTCGAACGCGCCGGCGCGCCGGATTACATCTGGTTCACCGATGCCGATATCGATCACCGGCCGGAGAATCTGCGCAAGCTCGTCGCCCGCGCCGAAGCCGGCACGCTGGTCCTCGCCTCGCTGATGGTGAAACTGCACTGCAAGAGCTGGGTGGAGGCTTACCTGATCCCCGCCTTCGTGTTCTTCTTCGACATGCTTTATCCGTTCCGCTGGGTGAACGATCCGAGACGCAAGACCGCCGCCGCCGCCGGCGGTTGCATGCTCGCCCGCCGCGACGCGCTGGAGCGGGCCGGCGGCATCGCCGCCATTCGCGGCGAGATCATCGACGATTGCGCGCTCGGCCGCGCGATGAAGGCCCAAGGCCCGATCTGGCTCGGCCTCACCGAGCGCGCCGCTTCGATCCGCCCCTATGCCGGCCTGCCCGAGATCCGCCGCATGGTGGCGCGCTCGGCCTACACCCAGCTCGGCTATTCGCCGCTCAACCTCGTCGGCACGCTCTTTGGCATGCTTGTCGTCTACGCCGCGGCGCCCCTGCTTGCCATCTTCGCCGGCGATTCGGCCCAGTCCTCCGGCATCCTCGCCTGGGCGGCGATGACGCTGTCGTTCCAGCCGATCGCGAAATTCTATCGCGTCTCGCCGCTCTGGGGCCTTGTCCTGCCGCTGATCGGCTTCGTCTATGCGCTCTTCACGCTCGATTCCGCGGTCCAGCACTGGCGCGGCCGCGGCGGCATGTGGAAGGGCAGGGCGCAAGCCCTGGGGCAGTCATGA
- the hpnC gene encoding squalene synthase HpnC, producing the protein MSAAADLASGKGDKDENFPVASVLIAKQHRPAILAFYRFARAGDDVADHPSAAAADKLALLETMRATLTGESDASPEGVALRRVLAERRLTNQHALDLLEAFRRDVTKLRYANWDELMDYCRYSAMPVGRFVLDVHGESRATWPANDALCAALQVINHLQDCAKDYREIGRVYLPLDLLEQQSLSVAVLAEPKAPPPLRVVLTELALRTQRLLGAARPFAAQIVDRRLSLEVSVIQTLAEDLTARLRVRDPLSERVHHRRGEMPGLLLRAVARFASARLRPKRGGVEAKTVP; encoded by the coding sequence GTGAGCGCCGCCGCCGATCTCGCCTCCGGCAAGGGCGACAAGGACGAGAACTTCCCCGTCGCCTCGGTGCTGATCGCCAAGCAGCATCGCCCCGCGATCCTCGCCTTCTACCGCTTCGCCCGCGCCGGCGACGATGTCGCCGATCACCCGTCCGCCGCCGCCGCCGACAAGCTCGCACTGCTCGAGACGATGCGCGCCACGCTCACCGGCGAAAGCGATGCCTCGCCGGAAGGTGTCGCGCTGCGCCGCGTGCTCGCCGAGCGGCGGCTCACCAACCAGCACGCCCTCGATCTGCTCGAAGCCTTCCGCCGCGACGTCACCAAGCTGCGTTACGCCAATTGGGACGAGCTGATGGACTATTGCCGCTATTCGGCGATGCCGGTCGGCCGCTTCGTGCTCGACGTGCATGGCGAAAGCCGCGCCACCTGGCCGGCCAATGACGCGCTGTGCGCCGCGCTCCAGGTGATCAACCACCTCCAGGACTGCGCCAAGGATTACCGCGAGATCGGCCGCGTCTATCTGCCCCTCGATCTTCTGGAACAGCAAAGCCTTTCCGTCGCCGTCCTGGCCGAGCCCAAGGCGCCGCCGCCATTGCGCGTCGTCCTGACGGAGCTGGCCCTGCGCACCCAGCGTCTGCTGGGCGCCGCGCGCCCATTCGCCGCCCAGATCGTGGACCGCCGCCTTTCGCTGGAAGTCAGCGTCATCCAGACCCTGGCGGAGGACCTTACCGCCCGCCTCCGCGTCCGCGATCCCTTGAGCGAGCGCGTCCACCACCGCCGGGGCGAGATGCCCGGCCTCCTGCTGCGCGCCGTCGCCCGGTTTGCCTCCGCCCGGCTTCGTCCTAAAAGGGGCGGCGTCGAAGCCAAGACCGTTCCATGA